Proteins encoded by one window of Candidatus Nitrosocosmicus hydrocola:
- a CDS encoding ArsR family transcriptional regulator, giving the protein MSKESNNNSKDIIDRSNDILINFEITENISKAGITQIYIERNILNFVIGERKRCIVVLQNSKLTIEKLCIVVRDKLVKKLEYRDLGQQILEQAFDDIEEQIVKFRDEIFLCQKKTELNTDDRSNDNFTINFLNDVKKLRSQFQEAPDPYNEWVSKVAEKYENLKKIFKKHYPEAWIFMEFCLTVKSILNVMDFTLPFMGVIVAPPSSMKTMVIQLFRKYVHVFYTDGFTPSSLVSHNAALNEEQLQKVDMLPKMKGRLVLTPELALFFTGKEDDLQKTMGIITRVLDGHGLENDSGAHGHRQYGDTMFVWLGAAVEIPFRVWKLLGTLGHKIYFIRPNLQKKTVWDLKRIAKNNNFSSINKEIEEALLDYLKVFDAAPEVQDRTRLENNTIKIRWNEEEEGEQDKALEYIAQLANLIAPLRGEVYVSQSKFTKHRSNYSNENNESKNEQSNSYYQQPHQIEGQDYDTDFPVIEDASRAVILLRNLAIGHAISQGRNSLTIQDVSITVKVALSTAPVRRVRVLDLLLKSETGELTTSQICKELSISQPVVTRTMREFEALKIANLSAVSDYSNSELKIKLNSEFSWFRTKEFLDLKQDFVPYDQKDKKNHDCDTQSIDDSDFENESVQNPIDKGNTIKTVEQCDNNNDRHTFIDNLPPQAQQKNDVDVDDCVAQKRDLIDDSEKFSTIKEDKNEKPNHNSFIDSSSSDRQNAEKIPEPLSGSESFEHVTLSHAEEDEEGHKTQYPVSPTITDSGGIKYIALQEILKTIQRSHGSIIAVNYAVGSVCKNNETVRNYLGDKLTSRENRNIRDIVSNVIRHPNIKIIKNKPQLLVKWFVSSNDSLMTSQKGETA; this is encoded by the coding sequence ATGAGTAAGGAATCAAACAACAATTCAAAGGATATAATAGATAGAAGTAACGATATTTTAATAAATTTTGAGATAACCGAAAATATATCTAAAGCGGGTATTACTCAGATTTATATCGAAAGAAACATTCTTAATTTTGTTATTGGTGAGCGAAAGAGATGTATTGTAGTTTTACAAAACAGTAAGCTAACAATAGAGAAACTTTGCATAGTCGTTAGGGACAAACTCGTAAAAAAACTTGAATATCGTGATTTGGGTCAACAAATACTTGAGCAAGCGTTTGATGATATTGAAGAACAAATAGTAAAATTTCGAGATGAAATTTTTCTCTGTCAAAAGAAAACCGAACTTAATACTGACGATCGATCAAACGATAATTTTACAATAAATTTTCTAAATGACGTAAAGAAACTTAGAAGTCAATTTCAGGAAGCACCTGATCCCTATAACGAATGGGTATCCAAAGTAGCTGAAAAATATGAAAATTTAAAAAAGATCTTCAAAAAGCATTATCCCGAAGCCTGGATATTCATGGAATTTTGCTTAACGGTTAAATCAATATTGAACGTTATGGATTTTACTCTTCCATTTATGGGTGTAATAGTCGCACCTCCATCTTCAATGAAAACAATGGTAATTCAGCTCTTTAGGAAATATGTCCATGTCTTTTATACCGATGGTTTTACTCCTAGCTCGCTTGTTTCGCATAATGCAGCACTAAACGAGGAACAACTACAAAAAGTCGACATGTTACCAAAAATGAAAGGTAGACTTGTACTTACTCCCGAATTAGCATTATTTTTTACAGGCAAGGAGGACGATCTTCAAAAAACTATGGGAATAATAACTAGAGTCCTTGATGGACATGGACTGGAAAATGATTCTGGTGCCCACGGACATAGACAGTATGGGGATACCATGTTTGTATGGCTCGGAGCTGCTGTCGAGATCCCTTTTAGGGTGTGGAAACTATTAGGAACTCTTGGTCATAAGATATATTTTATACGTCCTAATCTTCAAAAGAAAACAGTTTGGGATCTAAAACGAATTGCTAAAAACAACAATTTTTCCAGCATAAACAAGGAAATTGAAGAAGCACTTTTAGATTACCTAAAAGTATTTGATGCTGCTCCAGAAGTACAAGACAGGACAAGACTTGAAAACAACACCATAAAAATAAGATGGAATGAAGAAGAGGAAGGAGAACAAGATAAGGCTTTAGAATATATAGCACAGCTAGCAAATTTAATCGCTCCTCTTAGAGGGGAAGTCTACGTGTCTCAGTCAAAGTTTACAAAACATAGATCGAATTATAGTAACGAAAATAACGAATCAAAGAATGAACAAAGTAATAGTTATTATCAACAACCACATCAAATAGAAGGTCAGGATTATGATACAGACTTTCCTGTAATTGAGGATGCATCTAGAGCGGTTATTCTTTTACGTAACCTTGCAATCGGACACGCAATTTCTCAGGGAAGAAATTCCTTGACGATACAGGACGTTTCGATCACTGTCAAGGTTGCTTTATCGACAGCACCTGTCAGACGTGTCAGAGTATTAGATCTCCTACTAAAAAGCGAAACTGGAGAACTTACAACATCACAGATATGCAAAGAACTATCAATTTCACAACCTGTTGTAACTCGTACAATGAGAGAATTTGAAGCTTTAAAGATAGCGAATTTATCAGCAGTTAGTGATTATAGTAATTCAGAACTTAAGATAAAATTAAATTCTGAATTTAGTTGGTTTAGAACAAAAGAATTTCTCGATCTAAAACAGGATTTTGTTCCTTATGACCAGAAAGATAAAAAAAATCATGATTGCGACACACAATCTATCGATGATAGCGATTTTGAGAATGAGTCTGTTCAGAATCCGATAGACAAAGGTAATACCATTAAAACAGTAGAACAATGTGACAATAACAATGATCGTCACACGTTCATAGATAATCTGCCACCACAGGCTCAGCAAAAAAATGATGTTGATGTAGACGATTGTGTTGCACAGAAACGTGATCTGATTGATGATTCAGAGAAATTCTCAACCATAAAAGAAGATAAAAATGAAAAACCCAATCATAATTCATTCATAGACTCTAGTAGCTCTGATAGACAAAATGCCGAAAAAATTCCCGAGCCTCTCTCCGGGTCAGAATCATTTGAGCATGTGACCTTGTCACATGCAGAAGAGGACGAAGAAGGTCATAAGACACAATATCCCGTATCTCCTACAATAACAGATAGCGGCGGCATAAAATACATAGCTTTACAGGAAATTCTAAAAACTATACAACGATCTCATGGCTCAATAATAGCCGTCAATTATGCCGTAGGATCCGTTTGTAAGAATAATGAAACAGTAAGAAACTATTTGGGAGACAAGCTTACTTCAAGAGAAAATCGAAACATAAGGGATATAGTTTCAAATGTTATAAGACATCCAAATATCAAGATCATAAAAAATAAACCACAATTGTTGGTAAAGTGGTTTGTAAGCAGTAATGATTCTTTGATGACTTCTCAAAAAGGAGAAACGGCATGA
- the uvsE gene encoding UV DNA damage repair endonuclease UvsE has translation MKIGYPCINHSIGKKTISTFRLRSYSEVKVKQSIDYNLRCLFEILQYNIKHGLYFFRISSDIIPFASHPIFQFQWKRPFAKQLLQLGRLIKENDIRISMHPDQFVLLNSPNRSIIDNSIKELDYQSDFLDELGLDYSAKIQIHVGGVYQDKEESIKRFIETYETLLSNKIKSRLVIENDDYRFDLFDCLRINKKIGIPIILDSFHNECLGQIHLRNAIMMAAATWDKRDGILMLDYSHQEPNSRKGKHSSSLHLDLFAKFLSNTKGLNFDIMLEIKDKEKSALQAKSLVDRMRKNDYAFIFNPKNI, from the coding sequence ATGAAAATAGGATATCCGTGTATTAATCATTCGATCGGTAAAAAAACAATTTCTACATTTAGGTTGCGATCATACTCAGAAGTCAAAGTCAAACAATCAATAGATTACAACCTCAGGTGTCTGTTTGAAATTCTTCAATATAATATCAAACATGGGCTCTATTTTTTCAGGATAAGCTCTGACATTATACCATTTGCTTCTCATCCGATTTTTCAATTCCAATGGAAAAGGCCATTCGCAAAGCAGCTATTGCAATTAGGGCGTCTAATTAAAGAGAATGATATCAGGATATCTATGCATCCGGATCAGTTTGTTCTACTTAATTCACCTAATCGTTCTATAATAGATAACAGTATTAAAGAATTAGATTACCAATCGGATTTTTTAGATGAACTGGGCCTAGACTATAGCGCAAAAATTCAAATTCACGTTGGGGGAGTATACCAAGATAAGGAGGAGTCCATCAAGAGATTCATTGAAACCTACGAAACCTTACTCTCCAATAAAATTAAATCAAGATTAGTTATTGAAAACGATGACTATCGTTTTGATTTGTTTGATTGTCTAAGAATAAACAAGAAAATTGGCATACCAATAATTTTAGATAGTTTTCATAACGAATGTTTAGGGCAAATTCATTTGCGCAATGCCATTATGATGGCTGCCGCAACTTGGGATAAAAGGGATGGAATATTAATGTTAGATTATAGCCATCAGGAGCCTAATTCTAGGAAGGGAAAGCATTCCAGTTCTCTGCACCTAGATTTGTTTGCTAAATTTCTCTCCAATACAAAAGGTTTGAATTTTGATATAATGCTAGAGATTAAAGATAAGGAAAAAAGTGCCCTTCAAGCTAAATCATTAGTTGATCGCATGAGGAAAAACGATTATGCCTTTATTTTCAATCCCAAAAATATTTAA
- a CDS encoding sulfurtransferase, with amino-acid sequence MEYSHPEVLVDTQWVEEHLNDKDIRIVEVDYDSQANFYLGHIPGSALLDWRKDINDPLTRNILSVEKYVDVLRKLGIDNVSVTLILYGDFNNWFAAFAFWVFKYYNYPNVKLVNGGRKKWLEEDRPITKDIVNISEGKYKKSDSFEPNEKIRVYLTNIKEALISRRKFQIRLVDVRSPPEYNGEIASPPEYPTEHAQRAGHIPGAHNIPWAKVLNEDGTFKSAAELSQLYQSENVLPENEVITYCRIGERSSHSWFVLTYLLGYPDVKNYDGSWTEWGNIIGNPIEKQN; translated from the coding sequence ATTGAATATTCACATCCCGAGGTATTGGTTGATACGCAATGGGTTGAAGAACATTTAAACGACAAAGACATCCGAATAGTGGAAGTAGATTATGATTCACAAGCTAATTTCTATTTAGGTCACATTCCTGGGTCAGCACTATTAGACTGGAGAAAAGATATTAATGACCCCTTAACAAGAAACATTCTTTCTGTTGAAAAATATGTCGATGTATTACGGAAGCTAGGAATCGATAATGTTAGCGTTACTTTAATCCTCTATGGGGACTTTAATAACTGGTTTGCAGCTTTTGCTTTTTGGGTTTTCAAATACTATAACTATCCAAATGTAAAATTGGTAAATGGTGGGAGAAAAAAATGGTTAGAAGAGGACAGACCCATTACGAAAGATATTGTAAATATATCGGAAGGAAAATATAAAAAATCAGACTCTTTTGAACCTAATGAAAAAATTAGAGTATATTTAACTAATATTAAAGAAGCTCTCATAAGCAGAAGAAAATTTCAAATAAGATTAGTCGATGTTAGAAGCCCGCCTGAATACAATGGAGAAATAGCATCACCCCCAGAGTATCCCACAGAACATGCTCAAAGAGCAGGTCATATACCGGGTGCGCACAACATTCCTTGGGCAAAAGTTTTGAATGAAGACGGCACATTCAAGTCGGCTGCGGAGTTATCACAACTATATCAATCTGAAAATGTATTACCTGAAAATGAAGTTATTACATATTGTAGAATTGGAGAACGATCATCACATTCGTGGTTCGTCCTTACGTATTTGCTAGGATACCCTGATGTAAAAAACTATGACGGATCATGGACTGAGTGGGGAAATATAATAGGAAACCCTATAGAAAAACAAAATTAA
- a CDS encoding phosphosulfolactate synthase: MLESLNDDRIDHKKPRHDGMTYIIDKFQGFDKENFETISSYIDMVKIYSAFPLLLKEESLIKRIDFYHSLNVAVSTGSTLTEYAIREKVFEKFVERTKRLGFDLIEISENSIHLTMEDKKKIIKILSSYDIRAQWKIGNKDPRRQLSMDETAKKMNEVLEISQEKIILEANLGYNVGIYDEKGDVKWNLLSAITSKISPNSIIFEAPLEIQQAVLVAEFGQRVNLGEIQLDNVLSIESQRRGFLSKASFSITPVKKGPNGSPATKFIHYIIRNKHPIDQSELIYVTNLPRRTVQASIEELKEQGLIVEKNSLDDTRRKVYNLVRNEWI; this comes from the coding sequence ATGTTAGAGAGCTTAAATGACGATCGCATAGATCACAAAAAGCCACGTCATGATGGGATGACATATATAATTGATAAATTTCAGGGATTTGATAAGGAGAATTTTGAAACAATTTCTTCGTATATAGACATGGTCAAGATTTATAGTGCCTTTCCACTTCTGTTGAAAGAAGAAAGTTTAATTAAGCGAATTGATTTTTACCACAGTTTAAATGTAGCGGTATCAACCGGTAGCACGCTAACTGAATACGCCATACGGGAGAAAGTATTTGAGAAATTTGTTGAAAGAACTAAAAGATTAGGATTTGATTTGATTGAGATAAGTGAAAATAGCATTCATTTAACGATGGAAGATAAGAAAAAAATAATTAAGATTCTTAGTTCTTACGATATCAGAGCACAGTGGAAGATTGGAAACAAGGATCCTAGGAGACAGCTTTCGATGGATGAGACAGCAAAGAAAATGAACGAAGTTTTAGAAATCAGTCAGGAAAAAATAATTCTAGAAGCCAATTTAGGATATAATGTTGGTATATATGATGAAAAGGGGGATGTAAAGTGGAACCTTCTCTCAGCAATCACATCAAAAATTTCTCCGAATAGTATCATTTTCGAGGCTCCATTGGAAATACAACAGGCTGTGTTAGTAGCCGAATTCGGACAAAGGGTAAATCTTGGAGAAATACAATTGGACAACGTTTTATCTATTGAATCTCAAAGGCGAGGGTTCCTTTCAAAAGCCAGCTTCAGTATTACACCAGTTAAGAAAGGCCCCAACGGAAGCCCTGCCACCAAATTTATTCACTATATTATCCGAAACAAACATCCTATTGATCAGAGTGAATTAATCTATGTAACCAATCTTCCAAGAAGAACAGTTCAAGCATCGATAGAAGAGTTAAAAGAGCAAGGTTTGATCGTTGAAAAAAATAGTTTAGATGATACCAGGAGGAAGGTTTACAACTTGGTGAGAAATGAATGGATATAG
- a CDS encoding ABC transporter permease — MNAHSADNNGHDYKNKVDRAVGPNTIEESEFTSIEKGKQKKKHSIRSRVKIEELSNTILFIAVFIGIWQLAYLSGIWPKVSLPSPIMVVESFYELILDNTLLVSIGMTLYRLLIGFVASIAIGVGVGLAMVKFTGFGKTMSSFAIGLQSFPSVAWVPFAILLIGLNDIGILFVVIMSSVFSVMMSAYSGIRNIPPIYLKAARNMGAKGFSLFRYLMIPAATPALIVGIKQAWSFAWHALVGAEILMAASIGIGHILLIGREFQLMDQIIASMITIFALGMIFDKVIFAKVEDKVREKWGLRQEQDIENK, encoded by the coding sequence TTGAATGCACACTCTGCGGACAACAATGGCCATGATTATAAGAACAAGGTTGATCGTGCTGTTGGACCCAATACAATAGAAGAATCAGAATTTACTTCAATTGAAAAAGGAAAACAGAAAAAGAAGCATTCTATCAGAAGCAGAGTCAAAATAGAGGAGCTATCCAATACCATTTTATTTATTGCTGTCTTTATAGGTATTTGGCAACTTGCTTATTTAAGTGGAATTTGGCCTAAGGTATCGTTACCTTCACCTATAATGGTGGTAGAATCATTTTATGAACTTATTCTAGACAATACATTGTTAGTAAGCATTGGAATGACGCTTTATAGGCTCTTGATAGGATTTGTAGCGTCTATTGCCATTGGCGTTGGTGTAGGACTTGCAATGGTAAAGTTTACTGGGTTTGGTAAAACAATGAGCTCATTTGCAATAGGATTGCAGTCATTTCCAAGTGTTGCTTGGGTGCCTTTTGCTATATTGCTTATTGGTCTAAATGATATAGGAATTTTATTTGTAGTTATCATGAGTTCTGTATTTTCAGTTATGATGTCGGCATATAGCGGTATAAGAAATATACCCCCCATTTATCTTAAGGCTGCAAGAAACATGGGAGCAAAGGGTTTCTCTTTGTTTAGATATTTGATGATCCCAGCGGCTACCCCTGCATTAATAGTAGGGATCAAACAAGCTTGGTCTTTTGCATGGCACGCACTCGTAGGAGCAGAAATCCTAATGGCCGCGTCTATAGGGATTGGACACATACTACTAATAGGAAGGGAATTTCAACTAATGGATCAAATCATAGCGTCCATGATCACAATTTTTGCATTAGGAATGATATTTGATAAGGTAATCTTTGCTAAAGTGGAGGATAAAGTTAGAGAAAAGTGGGGATTAAGACAGGAGCAGGATATCGAGAATAAGTAA
- a CDS encoding ABC transporter substrate-binding protein yields the protein MDSKVKLGISFVIILAVIVSSNSSINWSFLSGQDSNSKPLTGQKSNPKSDILNLGYFPNVNHAQAIIGIGTGNFAKAIDNSRENGNFTIVPRVFSSSAAVVDALYSGQIDAAYVSPNSVIDSFILSGADDLRIISGVSSGGASFVVRNDSGIDSVSDLGGKKFASPQLGNTQDVALRKYLVDNGYNTIDNGGDITIVALKPADIITQFQVKDIDGAWVPEPIATILKDQTSGKILVDERDLWPDGKFVTGNIIVRTDYLRDNPDVIKKLLEAHVDETAWINGKLIRSNDTNMNDNNVSALVLAFNNGLKNLTGKSYSDIHLSEAMSRIDFTTDPLSNSLSKIADDTYEFGFIKKGANWNEDFSKLYDFTLLNEVLREKGLQTINS from the coding sequence ATGGATTCTAAAGTAAAATTAGGCATTTCTTTTGTTATTATTCTTGCAGTCATTGTCTCATCTAATTCTAGTATAAATTGGTCGTTTTTGTCTGGTCAAGATTCCAACTCAAAACCCCTTACTGGTCAAAAAAGCAATCCAAAATCTGATATATTAAATCTTGGATATTTTCCAAATGTTAACCACGCCCAAGCAATCATCGGAATTGGAACAGGAAATTTCGCCAAAGCGATTGATAATTCAAGAGAAAACGGGAATTTTACGATAGTTCCCCGTGTTTTTAGTTCTAGTGCTGCGGTTGTAGACGCACTATATTCAGGCCAGATAGATGCGGCATATGTTAGTCCTAATTCTGTAATTGACAGTTTTATACTCTCAGGTGCAGACGACTTGCGAATTATTTCGGGTGTATCTAGCGGAGGTGCTTCATTTGTCGTAAGAAATGACTCGGGTATAGATTCGGTTAGTGATTTGGGAGGTAAAAAATTTGCATCACCACAATTGGGGAACACTCAGGATGTAGCACTACGAAAATACTTGGTTGATAATGGTTATAATACGATTGATAATGGTGGTGACATAACAATTGTCGCATTAAAACCGGCTGATATTATAACACAGTTTCAGGTTAAGGATATCGATGGTGCCTGGGTCCCTGAGCCCATAGCAACTATTTTGAAAGATCAAACAAGTGGCAAGATTCTTGTAGATGAAAGAGATTTGTGGCCTGATGGGAAATTTGTTACTGGCAACATAATCGTTAGGACAGATTATCTAAGAGATAATCCGGACGTAATCAAGAAATTACTCGAAGCGCATGTAGACGAAACAGCATGGATTAATGGAAAACTCATTCGATCTAATGATACCAATATGAATGACAATAATGTATCTGCGCTCGTCTTAGCCTTCAATAATGGTTTAAAAAATTTAACAGGTAAATCCTATTCAGACATTCATTTAAGTGAGGCAATGTCAAGAATTGATTTTACTACAGATCCCCTCTCAAATTCGCTGTCCAAGATAGCTGATGATACCTACGAATTTGGCTTTATCAAGAAAGGAGCGAATTGGAATGAAGATTTTTCAAAGTTATATGATTTCACTTTACTAAACGAAGTGTTGCGTGAAAAAGGATTGCAAACTATTAATAGCTAA
- a CDS encoding ABC transporter substrate-binding protein encodes MNEKYKRSIFKSSRGDQLKKRSLSVAIIMVVTAVALIATPISVANAQNVANSQKTLRIGYFPNITHSQAVIGLNNGDFQKTLGDNVTVETVRFNAGPSAIESLLADRIDVTYIGPNPAINGYLLSNGDDVRVISGASSGGASFVVRNDSGIDSVSDLGGKKFASPQLGNTQDVALRKYLVDNGFNTIENGGNVTVLPIANADILTVFLKGEIDGAWVPEPWATRLVQEADGKVLLDERDLWPDGKFVTGNIIVRTDYLRDNPDVIKKLLEAHVDETLWINNNTAEAAGEFNTQLDRITGQQIDPQVLSNAYSNLEITYDPLKLTLYKSANDAYDLGFIEKGKDRPNLSGIYDTTILDEVLAEKGLPSIDGQSGIASSNNATSGGDAVADIVA; translated from the coding sequence ATGAATGAAAAATATAAAAGATCAATTTTCAAAAGTTCTCGAGGTGATCAACTTAAGAAAAGGTCTCTTTCTGTTGCAATTATAATGGTTGTCACTGCAGTAGCATTAATTGCTACACCAATCTCTGTAGCAAATGCACAAAATGTAGCGAATTCTCAGAAAACTCTTAGGATAGGATATTTTCCGAACATTACACATTCACAAGCTGTAATTGGCTTAAATAATGGTGATTTTCAAAAAACTTTAGGGGATAATGTAACTGTTGAAACTGTGAGATTTAACGCTGGTCCTTCCGCTATAGAATCTTTACTAGCAGACAGAATAGATGTAACCTACATTGGCCCAAATCCAGCAATTAATGGATACTTGCTTTCAAATGGAGATGATGTTAGAGTAATATCAGGAGCTTCAAGCGGTGGAGCTTCATTTGTCGTAAGAAATGACTCAGGTATAGATTCGGTTAGTGATTTGGGAGGTAAAAAATTTGCATCACCACAATTGGGGAACACTCAGGATGTAGCACTACGAAAATACTTGGTTGATAATGGTTTTAATACAATTGAGAATGGTGGTAATGTGACAGTTCTTCCAATAGCCAATGCAGATATTCTAACTGTATTCCTCAAAGGTGAAATTGACGGTGCATGGGTACCCGAACCATGGGCAACAAGGTTGGTACAGGAAGCAGATGGGAAAGTGTTACTTGACGAAAGAGATTTGTGGCCTGATGGTAAATTTGTTACTGGTAACATAATCGTTAGGACAGATTATCTAAGAGATAATCCGGACGTAATCAAGAAGTTGCTCGAAGCACATGTCGATGAGACGTTGTGGATAAACAACAATACGGCCGAAGCGGCAGGGGAGTTTAATACTCAACTTGATAGGATAACTGGCCAACAAATTGATCCACAAGTACTTAGTAACGCATATTCAAATTTGGAAATAACATATGATCCATTGAAGCTTACATTGTACAAGAGTGCTAATGACGCATATGACCTTGGATTCATTGAAAAAGGAAAAGATAGGCCAAACCTCTCAGGAATCTATGACACAACGATATTAGATGAAGTACTTGCAGAGAAAGGCCTTCCATCAATTGATGGACAATCAGGAATTGCTTCTTCTAACAATGCAACATCTGGAGGAGATGCCGTAGCAGATATAGTAGCATAA
- a CDS encoding YncE family protein: MSSFSIVSFIIILSSFLFYLSTIDFSAISDYSQSSELIFKQRDRSLGFSIGIVEGQESERKFVSGFSTGSYPVGITVNPFTNKIYVANQYSNTVSVFDAKTDKLIKTIPTGIFPYSIDTNQFNNRIYVTNRGSDDVTVIDGSTDSVIDNITVGKSPVQVSVDQSSSWVYVTNIDSNSISVIDGITNKVIRTINGINTPYGIGVNPLSNKIYVSNIANSTLTVINEDNYGFIKNINVQKAPVGIDINEEKNLVYVSNYGSDTVSIINGSNDLVISNLPVGKSPVGLKVNPFSSKLYVSNIASNSVSVINESNFGKIKDIEVNPSSITERAEYPYTLPTNIKFPLIASFIATNPITNLTYVTNTASNTLSLIDGEIDESIVRIGFETQPDNSGFIECNGIKNLNQNTTTIPTNKEAICKAVPERGFSFDSWSGLILGTSNPIKFSAAEYGNIIANFRPTLSTEQYIFLIGGITGMSSVFLGWFFKGGQRRKFNKLIQVTNKAIEDANVGDKTESIIKLENLRRDIFNTYRRGSLTDFQFDFLDKRLINYINKISNL; the protein is encoded by the coding sequence GTGAGCTCTTTCTCTATTGTATCTTTCATCATAATTCTATCAAGCTTTTTATTTTATTTATCAACTATAGATTTTTCCGCTATCAGTGACTATTCGCAGTCCTCGGAGTTGATTTTCAAACAGAGAGATAGATCACTAGGTTTTTCGATTGGTATAGTTGAGGGCCAAGAATCTGAACGGAAATTTGTTTCTGGATTTAGCACAGGTAGTTATCCAGTAGGGATTACAGTAAATCCATTTACTAATAAAATCTATGTTGCCAATCAGTATTCGAATACTGTTTCTGTCTTTGATGCAAAGACAGACAAGCTAATCAAGACTATTCCTACTGGTATTTTCCCATACAGTATTGATACTAATCAATTCAACAACAGGATTTATGTAACAAACAGGGGTTCAGATGATGTAACTGTAATAGATGGCTCCACTGACTCTGTAATTGACAACATTACAGTTGGGAAATCTCCAGTTCAGGTATCGGTGGACCAGTCAAGCAGTTGGGTTTATGTCACTAATATAGATTCGAATTCGATTTCAGTCATTGATGGAATTACAAATAAAGTAATTAGAACCATAAACGGAATAAATACCCCTTACGGTATTGGTGTCAATCCACTCTCAAACAAGATATACGTTTCGAACATAGCAAATTCAACATTAACCGTTATTAATGAGGACAATTATGGTTTCATAAAAAACATCAACGTACAGAAAGCTCCGGTGGGTATAGATATAAATGAAGAAAAAAACTTGGTTTACGTTTCTAATTATGGTTCTGATACTGTATCTATAATCAATGGTAGTAATGACTTGGTTATATCCAACCTTCCTGTGGGAAAATCTCCAGTGGGTTTGAAAGTCAATCCATTTTCAAGTAAATTGTACGTCAGCAATATTGCCTCAAACTCTGTTAGCGTAATTAATGAATCAAATTTTGGAAAAATAAAAGATATTGAGGTTAACCCTTCTTCCATAACTGAGCGAGCAGAGTATCCTTATACTCTCCCCACAAATATCAAGTTCCCATTGATAGCTAGTTTTATTGCAACCAATCCAATAACTAATTTAACCTACGTTACCAATACTGCTTCCAATACCCTTTCTCTGATTGATGGAGAAATTGATGAGAGTATTGTTAGGATAGGTTTTGAAACTCAACCTGACAATTCTGGATTTATAGAATGCAACGGAATAAAAAACCTAAACCAAAATACAACTACTATACCTACGAACAAAGAAGCAATTTGCAAAGCAGTTCCAGAGAGAGGGTTTTCATTTGATTCGTGGTCGGGGCTAATCCTGGGTACCTCAAATCCTATAAAATTTAGTGCTGCCGAATACGGAAATATTATCGCTAATTTTAGACCAACATTGTCAACGGAGCAGTATATTTTTTTAATAGGAGGTATTACAGGAATGTCATCCGTATTCTTGGGTTGGTTTTTCAAAGGAGGACAGAGAAGAAAATTCAACAAACTCATCCAAGTAACTAACAAAGCAATTGAAGATGCAAACGTAGGTGATAAAACAGAGAGCATAATCAAGTTAGAAAATCTGAGAAGAGATATCTTTAATACATACAGAAGAGGCTCGTTGACAGATTTCCAGTTTGACTTTCTAGATAAACGCTTGATAAATTACATAAACAAAATCAGCAATTTGTAG